A window of the Polaribacter batillariae genome harbors these coding sequences:
- a CDS encoding cytochrome c oxidase subunit I — MSDHHHKETFVTKYIFTQDHKMISKQFLVTGMFMGIIGVLMSMLFRMQIAWPEKSFSIIEAFLGPHQTDGIMNPDMYLALVTIHGTIMVFFVLTAGLSGTFSNLLIPLQIGARDMASGFLNMISYWLFFISSIVMVISLFVEAGPASAGWTIYPPLSALPQAIPGSGAGMTLWLVSMAIFIASSLIGSLNYIVTVFNLRTKGMKMTRLPLTIWAFFITAIIGVVSFPVLLSAALLLIFDRSFGTSFYLSDIFISGEVLHYQGGSPVLFEHLFWFLGHPEVYIVLLPALGITSEIISTNSRKPIFGYRAMIGSIMAIAFLSTIVWGHHMFISGMNPFLGSVFTFTTLLIAIPSAVKAFNYVTTLWKGNLQLNPAMLFSIGLVSTFVTGGLTGLVLGDSALDINIHDTYFVVAHFHLVMGVSAIFGMFAGVYHWFPKMYGRMMNKTMGYWHFWISIICAYGVFWPMHFIGLAGLPRRYYTNTNFPMFDDLADINVVITIFALVGGLAQIIFLANFFISIYRGKKATQNPWNSNTLEWTTPVEHIHGNWPGKLPEVHRWAYDYSKRVDPNDDDSDYLHGKDFVLQTTPLLDGEEPS, encoded by the coding sequence ATGTCAGATCATCATCATAAAGAAACATTTGTAACAAAATATATTTTTACTCAAGACCATAAAATGATTTCTAAGCAGTTCTTGGTAACTGGTATGTTTATGGGAATTATAGGGGTATTAATGTCTATGTTATTCCGTATGCAAATTGCTTGGCCAGAAAAATCGTTTTCAATTATTGAAGCATTTTTAGGACCACATCAAACAGATGGAATTATGAACCCAGATATGTACTTAGCATTGGTAACAATCCATGGTACAATAATGGTGTTTTTTGTACTTACTGCAGGTTTAAGCGGTACTTTTTCGAACTTATTAATTCCATTGCAAATTGGAGCCAGAGATATGGCCTCTGGTTTTTTAAATATGATTTCTTACTGGTTATTCTTTATCTCTAGTATTGTAATGGTTATTTCTTTATTTGTAGAAGCTGGACCAGCATCTGCAGGTTGGACAATTTACCCTCCTTTAAGTGCATTACCACAAGCAATTCCAGGTTCTGGAGCAGGTATGACCTTATGGTTGGTTTCGATGGCAATATTTATTGCTTCCTCTTTAATAGGATCTTTAAATTATATCGTTACCGTATTTAACTTGCGTACTAAAGGAATGAAAATGACAAGATTGCCACTAACAATTTGGGCATTTTTTATTACTGCAATTATTGGTGTAGTTTCTTTCCCAGTATTATTATCTGCAGCATTATTATTAATTTTTGATAGAAGCTTTGGAACCTCTTTCTACCTATCAGACATATTTATTTCTGGTGAAGTATTGCATTACCAAGGTGGTTCTCCAGTATTATTCGAACACTTATTTTGGTTCTTAGGTCATCCAGAAGTATATATTGTATTATTACCAGCATTAGGTATTACTTCAGAAATAATCTCTACAAACTCCAGAAAACCAATTTTTGGCTATAGAGCAATGATTGGTTCTATCATGGCAATTGCATTTTTATCGACAATTGTTTGGGGGCACCATATGTTTATCTCAGGAATGAACCCATTCTTAGGATCTGTATTTACATTTACAACACTATTAATTGCAATTCCATCTGCAGTAAAAGCATTTAACTATGTAACCACACTTTGGAAAGGAAATTTACAATTAAACCCTGCAATGTTATTTTCAATAGGATTGGTATCAACATTTGTAACAGGAGGTTTAACAGGGTTGGTTTTAGGAGATTCTGCATTAGATATAAATATTCACGACACCTATTTTGTAGTAGCGCATTTCCACCTAGTGATGGGAGTTTCTGCAATTTTTGGAATGTTTGCTGGTGTGTATCACTGGTTTCCAAAAATGTATGGTAGAATGATGAATAAAACCATGGGATATTGGCACTTTTGGATAAGCATAATTTGTGCTTACGGAGTTTTTTGGCCAATGCATTTTATTGGATTAGCTGGGTTGCCAAGAAGATACTATACCAACACAAACTTTCCAATGTTCGACGATTTAGCCGATATTAATGTAGTAATTACCATTTTTGCATTGGTTGGTGGTTTGGCTCAAATTATATTTTTAGCAAACTTTTTTATCTCTATTTACAGAGGTAAAAAGGCAACACAAAACCCTTGGAACTCAAATACGTTAGAATGGACAACTCCAGTAGAACACATTCATGGAAACTGGCCTGGTAAATTACCAGAAGTACACAGATGGGCGTACGATTACAGTAAGCGTGTAGATCCAAACGACGATGATAGCGATTATTTACATGGCAAAGACTTCGTGTTACAAACAACACCTTTATTAGATGGAGAAGAGCCATCATAA
- the ruvB gene encoding Holliday junction branch migration DNA helicase RuvB: MNENLNPKNDNYTNEELDVEKKLRPLSFDDFSGQDQAIDNLKIFVEAANQRGEALDHTLFHGPPGLGKTTLAHILANELEVGIKITSGPVLDKPGDLAGLLTNLDERDVLFIDEIHRLSPIVEEYLYSAMEDYKIDIMIESGPNARTVQINLEPFTLVGATTRSGLLTAPMRARFGINSRLHYYSTELLTTIIQRSANILGVPISMEGAIEIAGRSRGTPRIANALLRRVRDFAQIKGNGNITIEIAKYALKALNVDAHGLDEMDNKILMTIIDKFKGGPVGLSTIATAVSENTETIEEVYEPFLIQQGFIMRTPRGREVTELAYKHLGRIKGRSQGELF; encoded by the coding sequence ATGAACGAAAACTTAAATCCCAAAAACGATAATTACACAAATGAAGAATTAGACGTAGAAAAAAAACTACGTCCGCTTTCGTTTGATGATTTCTCAGGGCAAGATCAAGCAATTGATAATTTAAAAATTTTCGTAGAAGCAGCCAATCAAAGAGGCGAAGCTTTAGACCACACTTTGTTTCATGGTCCTCCAGGTTTAGGAAAAACTACCTTAGCACATATTTTAGCAAACGAGTTAGAAGTTGGTATTAAAATAACTTCTGGCCCCGTTTTAGACAAACCAGGAGATTTGGCTGGTTTATTAACCAATTTAGATGAACGAGATGTGCTTTTTATTGATGAAATCCATCGATTAAGCCCTATTGTAGAAGAATATTTATACTCTGCAATGGAAGATTATAAAATTGATATTATGATTGAATCTGGACCAAATGCCAGAACCGTTCAAATCAATTTAGAACCATTTACCTTAGTTGGCGCCACAACAAGATCAGGATTGTTAACAGCTCCAATGAGAGCTCGTTTTGGAATAAATAGCCGATTGCATTATTATTCAACAGAACTTTTAACCACAATTATTCAAAGAAGTGCAAATATTTTAGGAGTTCCTATTTCCATGGAAGGTGCAATCGAAATTGCTGGAAGAAGTAGAGGAACACCAAGAATTGCAAACGCATTATTAAGAAGAGTACGCGATTTTGCGCAAATTAAAGGTAATGGAAACATTACTATTGAAATTGCAAAATATGCATTAAAAGCACTAAATGTAGATGCCCATGGTTTGGATGAAATGGACAATAAAATTTTAATGACCATTATCGATAAATTTAAAGGAGGCCCAGTAGGATTAAGTACAATAGCAACAGCTGTTTCTGAAAACACAGAAACAATTGAAGAAGTATATGAACCCTTTTTAATTCAGCAAGGATTTATAATGCGTACGCCAAGAGGAAGAGAAGTTACAGAATTGGCATACAAACATTTAGGAAGAATTAAAGGTAGAAGTCAAGGAGAATTGTTTTAG